The following are encoded in a window of Anopheles bellator unplaced genomic scaffold, idAnoBellAS_SP24_06.2 scaffold01182_ctg1, whole genome shotgun sequence genomic DNA:
- the LOC131214503 gene encoding uncharacterized protein LOC131214503 — translation MQQRARAEGAEGDPYNITIEELNRYFADTCDPTKERMKFRELVMGSEEPFADWVLRLEAQAAVCEFEAAQRKEEILQAITRRSTPGIAGKLYEMASCFDNNLEKLISHGRHLDFMRSEIVGKPEEARTAETNKENGGRADESVNALRVQKQVARRAYPYRMGPREVTKNEPRSRNGVDNWRSNRCPKCDRTHTW, via the coding sequence ATGCAGCAGAGAGCCCGAGCCGAGGGCGCTGAAGGCGACCCATATAACATCACCATTGAGGAGTTGAACCGGTATTTCGCGGACACGTGTGATCCGACGAAAGAGCGGATGAAGTTTCGGGAGTTGGTGATGGGATCGGAGGAGCCGTTTGCGGACTGGGTGTTGAGACTGGAGGCGCAAGCAGCAGTGTGTGAATTCGAGGCGGCGCAACGAAAGGAGGAGATCTTGCAGGCGATCACGAGAAGATCGACACCAGGAATAGCTGGCAAGCTGTATGAGATGGCCAGCTGTTTTGACAATAATTTGGAAAAGCTGATCAGCCATGGCAGACATCTGGATTTCATGCGGAGTGAGATAGTCGGAAAGCCGGAAGAAGCGAGGACGGCGGAAACCAACAAGGAGAATGGTGGCAGAGCAGACGAATCGGTGAATGCGCTCCGGGTTCAGAAACAGGTAGCCCGGCGGGCGTACCCGTATCGGATGGGGCCAAGGGAGGTGACGAAAAACGAACCTCGCAGCAGGAATGGTGTAGACAACTGGCGAAGCAACAGGTGCCCAAAGTGTGATCGCACGCACACCTGGG